The proteins below are encoded in one region of Cololabis saira isolate AMF1-May2022 chromosome 13, fColSai1.1, whole genome shotgun sequence:
- the LOC133458184 gene encoding cytochrome P450 2J2-like isoform X2, whose product MWQCDLWINLRGLLLFVFAVLLLVYLLKARDPPHFPPGPPPVPVLGNIFSIESKQPHIYLTKLAEVYGNVFCIRLGRHKTVFVSGWRMVKEALVTKADSFVDRPYSPMVTRIYSGNSAGLFFSNGMVWRRQRRFAMATLRAFGLAKSSMERTICEESRHLQEAMEQEEGRPSDPVPLLNNAVSNIICQIVFGKRFEYNDHSFQEMLKNLTDMAYLEGSIWALLYDAFPVLMKHLPGPHTGIFSSSKSLETSIRREIARHKLDLDPSNPRDYIDKFLVEARHNRNTDTGFDEENLVLCCLDLFLAGSETTSKTLQWGLIYLIKNPHIQDEVQAEIDRVIGQTRQPSMADRPNMPYTDAVIHEVQRMGNVVPLNGLRMAAKDTALGGYIIPKHIHKTQIISCNLIAMTAVIHLQEHKGLDLQV is encoded by the exons ATGTGGCAGTGCGACTTGTGGATCAATCTGAGGGGGCTGCTGCTCTTTGTTTTTGCCGTTCTCCTTCTAGTATACTTGCTGAAGGCAAGGGATCCCCCTCACTTtcctccaggaccaccacctGTCCCTGTTTTGGGGAACATATTCAGCATTGAATCAAAACAGCCTCATATTTACCTCACCAAG CTTGCTGAAGTTTATGGGAATGTGTTTTGCATTCGTCTAGGAAGACACAAAACAGTGTTTGTGTCCGGGTGGAGGATGGTGAAGGAGGCTTTAGTCACAAAGGCTGACAGCTTTGTGGACAGACCTTACAGCCCCATGGTGACCAGAATTTATTCAGGGAACTCAG CGGGTCTGTTCTTCAGTAACGGTATGGTGTGGAGGAGACAGCGGCGTTTTGCCATGGCCACATTACGCGCCTTCGGTCTGGCCAAGAGCTCCATGGAGAGGACCATCTGTGAGGAGAGTCGACACCTGCAGGAGGCGATGGAGCAGGAGGAAG GTAGGCCCTCGGACCCGGTGCCACTCTTGAACAACGCTGTGTCCAACATCATCTGCCAGATCGTGTTCGGGAAGCGGTTTGAGTACAATGACCACAGCTTCCAGGAGATGCTGAAGAATCTGACTGACATGGCCTATCTGGAAGGCTCCATATGGGCTCTA CTATATGATGCGTTCCCAGTCCTGATGAAACACCTTCCCGGGCCTCACACTGGCATCTTCAGCAGCTCCAAATCTCTCGAGACATCCATCAGGAGAGAGATAGCGAGACACAAGTTGGATCTGGACCCCAGCAACCCACGAGATTACATCGACAAGTTCCTCGTAGAGGCGAGA CACAACAGAAACACTGACACCGGTTTTGATGAAGAAAACCTGGTTCTGTGCTGCCTCGATTTGTTTCTGGCGGGCAGTGAAACCACCTCAAAGACTCTGCAGTGGGGACTCATCTACCTTATCAAGAATCCTCACATCCAAG ACGAAGTCCAGGCAGAGATTGACAGAGTGATCGGACAGACCCGTCAGCCCTCCATGGCCGACAGACCAAACATGCCCTACACGGACGCCGTCATCCACGAGGTCCAGAGGATGGGAAATGTCGTTCCTCTCAACGGACTCAGGATGGCGGCCAAGGACACAGCGCTGGGAGGTTACATCATACCAAAG CACATCCATAAAACCCAAATTATAAGTTGCAACTTAATTGCCATGACTGCAGTGATACATTTGCAGGAGCATAAAGGATTAGATctacaagtttga
- the LOC133458184 gene encoding cytochrome P450 2J2-like isoform X1 yields the protein MWQCDLWINLRGLLLFVFAVLLLVYLLKARDPPHFPPGPPPVPVLGNIFSIESKQPHIYLTKLAEVYGNVFCIRLGRHKTVFVSGWRMVKEALVTKADSFVDRPYSPMVTRIYSGNSAGLFFSNGMVWRRQRRFAMATLRAFGLAKSSMERTICEESRHLQEAMEQEEGRPSDPVPLLNNAVSNIICQIVFGKRFEYNDHSFQEMLKNLTDMAYLEGSIWALLYDAFPVLMKHLPGPHTGIFSSSKSLETSIRREIARHKLDLDPSNPRDYIDKFLVEARHNRNTDTGFDEENLVLCCLDLFLAGSETTSKTLQWGLIYLIKNPHIQDEVQAEIDRVIGQTRQPSMADRPNMPYTDAVIHEVQRMGNVVPLNGLRMAAKDTALGGYIIPKGTAVMPNLTSVLFDKNEWETPGTFNPEHFLDSDGKFVRREAFLPFSAGKRACLGEGLARMELFLLFVGLFQKFHFSTLAGVDLSTEGIIGATRTPHPFKILAKTR from the exons ATGTGGCAGTGCGACTTGTGGATCAATCTGAGGGGGCTGCTGCTCTTTGTTTTTGCCGTTCTCCTTCTAGTATACTTGCTGAAGGCAAGGGATCCCCCTCACTTtcctccaggaccaccacctGTCCCTGTTTTGGGGAACATATTCAGCATTGAATCAAAACAGCCTCATATTTACCTCACCAAG CTTGCTGAAGTTTATGGGAATGTGTTTTGCATTCGTCTAGGAAGACACAAAACAGTGTTTGTGTCCGGGTGGAGGATGGTGAAGGAGGCTTTAGTCACAAAGGCTGACAGCTTTGTGGACAGACCTTACAGCCCCATGGTGACCAGAATTTATTCAGGGAACTCAG CGGGTCTGTTCTTCAGTAACGGTATGGTGTGGAGGAGACAGCGGCGTTTTGCCATGGCCACATTACGCGCCTTCGGTCTGGCCAAGAGCTCCATGGAGAGGACCATCTGTGAGGAGAGTCGACACCTGCAGGAGGCGATGGAGCAGGAGGAAG GTAGGCCCTCGGACCCGGTGCCACTCTTGAACAACGCTGTGTCCAACATCATCTGCCAGATCGTGTTCGGGAAGCGGTTTGAGTACAATGACCACAGCTTCCAGGAGATGCTGAAGAATCTGACTGACATGGCCTATCTGGAAGGCTCCATATGGGCTCTA CTATATGATGCGTTCCCAGTCCTGATGAAACACCTTCCCGGGCCTCACACTGGCATCTTCAGCAGCTCCAAATCTCTCGAGACATCCATCAGGAGAGAGATAGCGAGACACAAGTTGGATCTGGACCCCAGCAACCCACGAGATTACATCGACAAGTTCCTCGTAGAGGCGAGA CACAACAGAAACACTGACACCGGTTTTGATGAAGAAAACCTGGTTCTGTGCTGCCTCGATTTGTTTCTGGCGGGCAGTGAAACCACCTCAAAGACTCTGCAGTGGGGACTCATCTACCTTATCAAGAATCCTCACATCCAAG ACGAAGTCCAGGCAGAGATTGACAGAGTGATCGGACAGACCCGTCAGCCCTCCATGGCCGACAGACCAAACATGCCCTACACGGACGCCGTCATCCACGAGGTCCAGAGGATGGGAAATGTCGTTCCTCTCAACGGACTCAGGATGGCGGCCAAGGACACAGCGCTGGGAGGTTACATCATACCAAAG GGCACCGCGGTGATGCCTAACCTGACCTCTGTGCTGTTTGACAAGAATGAATGGGAAACTCCAGGAACCTTCAACCCGGAACACTTCCTTGATTCTGATGGCAAGTTTGTGAGAAGGGAAGCATTTCTACCTTTCTCTGCAG GAAAGCGGGCGTGTCTTGGCGAGGGCCTGGCAAGGATGGAGCTGTTCTTGTTATTCGTCGGTTTATTTCAGAAGTTTCACTTTTCCACTCTGGCTGGAGTGGACTTGAGCACAGAAGGAATAATTGGAGCCACACGCACTCCACACCCTTTTAAAATCTTGGCAAAAACCCGCTAA
- the LOC133458184 gene encoding cytochrome P450 2J2-like isoform X3, translating into MVKEALVTKADSFVDRPYSPMVTRIYSGNSAGLFFSNGMVWRRQRRFAMATLRAFGLAKSSMERTICEESRHLQEAMEQEEGRPSDPVPLLNNAVSNIICQIVFGKRFEYNDHSFQEMLKNLTDMAYLEGSIWALLYDAFPVLMKHLPGPHTGIFSSSKSLETSIRREIARHKLDLDPSNPRDYIDKFLVEARHNRNTDTGFDEENLVLCCLDLFLAGSETTSKTLQWGLIYLIKNPHIQDEVQAEIDRVIGQTRQPSMADRPNMPYTDAVIHEVQRMGNVVPLNGLRMAAKDTALGGYIIPKGTAVMPNLTSVLFDKNEWETPGTFNPEHFLDSDGKFVRREAFLPFSAGKRACLGEGLARMELFLLFVGLFQKFHFSTLAGVDLSTEGIIGATRTPHPFKILAKTR; encoded by the exons ATGGTGAAGGAGGCTTTAGTCACAAAGGCTGACAGCTTTGTGGACAGACCTTACAGCCCCATGGTGACCAGAATTTATTCAGGGAACTCAG CGGGTCTGTTCTTCAGTAACGGTATGGTGTGGAGGAGACAGCGGCGTTTTGCCATGGCCACATTACGCGCCTTCGGTCTGGCCAAGAGCTCCATGGAGAGGACCATCTGTGAGGAGAGTCGACACCTGCAGGAGGCGATGGAGCAGGAGGAAG GTAGGCCCTCGGACCCGGTGCCACTCTTGAACAACGCTGTGTCCAACATCATCTGCCAGATCGTGTTCGGGAAGCGGTTTGAGTACAATGACCACAGCTTCCAGGAGATGCTGAAGAATCTGACTGACATGGCCTATCTGGAAGGCTCCATATGGGCTCTA CTATATGATGCGTTCCCAGTCCTGATGAAACACCTTCCCGGGCCTCACACTGGCATCTTCAGCAGCTCCAAATCTCTCGAGACATCCATCAGGAGAGAGATAGCGAGACACAAGTTGGATCTGGACCCCAGCAACCCACGAGATTACATCGACAAGTTCCTCGTAGAGGCGAGA CACAACAGAAACACTGACACCGGTTTTGATGAAGAAAACCTGGTTCTGTGCTGCCTCGATTTGTTTCTGGCGGGCAGTGAAACCACCTCAAAGACTCTGCAGTGGGGACTCATCTACCTTATCAAGAATCCTCACATCCAAG ACGAAGTCCAGGCAGAGATTGACAGAGTGATCGGACAGACCCGTCAGCCCTCCATGGCCGACAGACCAAACATGCCCTACACGGACGCCGTCATCCACGAGGTCCAGAGGATGGGAAATGTCGTTCCTCTCAACGGACTCAGGATGGCGGCCAAGGACACAGCGCTGGGAGGTTACATCATACCAAAG GGCACCGCGGTGATGCCTAACCTGACCTCTGTGCTGTTTGACAAGAATGAATGGGAAACTCCAGGAACCTTCAACCCGGAACACTTCCTTGATTCTGATGGCAAGTTTGTGAGAAGGGAAGCATTTCTACCTTTCTCTGCAG GAAAGCGGGCGTGTCTTGGCGAGGGCCTGGCAAGGATGGAGCTGTTCTTGTTATTCGTCGGTTTATTTCAGAAGTTTCACTTTTCCACTCTGGCTGGAGTGGACTTGAGCACAGAAGGAATAATTGGAGCCACACGCACTCCACACCCTTTTAAAATCTTGGCAAAAACCCGCTAA
- the hook1 gene encoding protein Hook homolog 1: MEDSTALVDSLQIWLQTFNTPAPCRTVEELTTGAAMSQALHQIDPSWFNDGWLARIKTDVEDNWRLKINNLKKILQMVVDYYNEVLGQEISDFPLPDMSVVAEHSDAVELGRLLQLILGCAVRCERKQEYIQIIMTLEESVQHVVMTAIQELMSKEIMAPFGAEPSGDLELQLKKALEELAELLSEKEALAQRCQELDMQVAVLQEERNSLLAENDVLTDRANQLDTFDDPSTPSGRKHSQLQQQLETVQEENFRLEAAKDDYRIHCEQLEKQLIELQHRNDDLTSLAEESRALKDELDILRNCSDRVVMLESSVDTYKRKLDNLGDLKRQMKLLEENNMTYMQNTVSLEEELRKANAARAQLETYKRQVQELHNKLSEETRRADNLAFEMKKLEEKHETVMKEKERIIIERDSLKEINEELRCTQAQQHQLSQAGMLPSGSPSHDNLAAELMPVEYREKFMRLQHENKMLRVQQEEFQQEKIATLQAQLEEAEKTRSKLDTENRLSRERISELQQQVEDLQKALQSQAAKPDDSNLKRKLDAHMVQLNEAQDEIMKKKELLEDLQPDNTQTSLKLDELMAALKKKDDDMKAMEERYKMYLEKARDVIRALDPKLNPATAEIQALRNQLAERDRQIVNLERLCEQARLREYEEKLIVTAWYNKSLNFQKVAIESRLGGCTSSVLSPGRSFLSQQRQVSNAPRRTSSVSVPAASSK, encoded by the exons atggaagacagcaCGGCTCTGGTCGACAGTCTGCAGATATGG CTGCAGACCTTCAACACTCCTGCGCCCTGCAGAACGGTGGAGGAGCTCACCACTGGAGCGGCAATGTCGCAGGCACTACATCAGAT AGATCCATCATGGTTCAATGATGGATGGCTGGCTCGTATCAAAACAGACGTGGAGGATAACTGGAGACTAAAG ATTAACAATCTCAAGAAGATCCTTCAGATGGTGGTTGACTATTACAATGAG GTCTTGGGACAGGAAATCTCAGATTTTCCTTTACCAGATATGTCCGTGGTGGCTGAACATTCAGACGCTGTGGAGCTGGGAAGGCTGCTGCAGCTCATACTTGGCTGTGCTGTCAGATGTGAACGCAAACAAG AATATATTCAGATCATCATGACCTTGGAGGAGTCTGTGCAGCATGTTGTTATGACAGCCATCCAGGAG CTCATGAGTAAAGAGATCATGGCTCCGTTTGGAGCTGAACCATCAGGGGACTTGGAACTGCAG CTAAAAAAAGCCCTAGAGGAGCTTGCTGAACTTCTGTCAGAAAAGGAGGCACTAGCCCAGCGCTGTCAAGAGCTGGACATGCAG GTGGCTGTTCTTCAAGAGGAACGGAACAGCTTGTTGGCAGAAAATGATGTCCTTACAGACCGAGCCAATCAGCTAGACACGTTTGATGACCCAAGTACACCCTCAGGGAGAAAACACAGTCAGTTGCAGCAACAACTAGAGACGGTACAGGAAGAGAACTTCAG GCTGGAGGCTGCCAAGGATGACTACCGGATCCACTGTGAGCAGTTGGAGAAGCAGCTGATCGAACTTCAGCACCGTAATGACGATCTCACCAGCCTGGCAGAGGAGTCACGGGCTCTTAAAGATGAACTGGATATCCTGAG GAACTGCTCTGATCGAGTAGTGATGCTGGAGTCCTCAGTGGACACATACAAACGCAAGTTGGACAATCTTGGTGATCTGAAGAGGCAGATGAAGCTGCTAGAAGAGAATAATATGACCTACATGCAAAACACTGTCAGTCTAGAGGAAGAGCTGCGCAAGGCCAATGCTGCCCGTGCCCAGCTTGAAACGTACAAAAGACAG gtccaAGAGCTACATAACAAATTGTCTGAGGAGACAAGGCGAGCGGACAACCTAGCTTTTGAGATGAAAAAGTTGGAGGAGAAGCATGAAACTGTCATGAAGGAGAAAGAG AGGATCATAATTGAGAGAGATTCTCTAAAGGAAATCAATGAGGAACTGCGATGCACTCAGGCTCAACAGCATCAGCTCTCTCAAGCAG GGATGCTTCCCTCTGGCAGCCCCAGCCATGATAACCTGGCAGCTGAGTTAATGCCAGTTGAATACAg GGAAAAGTTCATGAGGCTGCAGCATGAGAACAAGATGCTGAGAGTGCAGCAGGAGGAATTTCAGCAGGAGAAGATCGCCACTCTGCAGGCCCAGTTGGAGGAAGCTGAGAAAACACGTAGTAAACTGGACACCGAGAACAG ATTGAGCCGAGAGCGGATCagtgagctgcagcagcaggttgAAGACCTTCAGAAGGCTCTGCAAAGTCAGGCAGCCAAGCCTGATGAT tCAAACCTGAAAAGGAAACTGGATGCTCACAT GGTCCAGTTGAATGAAGCTCAGGATGAAATCATGAAGAAGAAAGAGCTGCTAGAGGATCTTCAGCCTGATAACACACAAACCT CCTTAAAACTGGATGAGCTGATGGCTGCTTTGAAGAAGAAAGATGATGACATGAAGGCCATGGAAGAGAGGTACAAAATGTACCTGGAGAAAGCTCGTGAT GTAATAAGAGCATTGGACCCAAAGCTGAATCCTGCCACGGCTGAGATCCAGGCTCTGAGGAACCAGTTAGCAGAACGCGACAGACAGATTGTCAACCTTGAA CGTCTATGTGAGCAGGCCAGACTGAGAGAGTATGAGGAGAAGCTGATTGTCACAGCCTGGTATAACAAG AGTCTGAACTTTCAGAAGGTGGCCATTGAATCACGTCTCGGGGGCTGCACTTCCTCCGTACTCTCACCTGGCCGGTCCTTTTTGTCGCAGCAGCGCCAAGTGTCAAACGCACCACGCCGCACTTCTTCCGTCAGCGTGCCTGCTGCTTCGTCTAAGTAG
- the si:dkey-183n20.15 gene encoding RING-HC_RNF170 domain-containing protein, with the protein MCTSCQKESPQPCLSTSRRDWHCPVCLHTASFPVQTNCGHLFCAPCLLTYWRHGSWLDAISCPLCRQKVSVLLNLFNESQSDQQSKDVLGEITDYNKRYSGAPRRVSDYLCDAPLVLQLLLRGLGTMGGLVWLFLFRVALCCVGTVVSISFPLVEPVSSSSSPLETDPSLCGLLGFLDDLVVVILLLTCVININQQMAPDRGHSSNVIT; encoded by the exons ATGTGTACGAGCTGTCAGAAG GAATCTCCACAGCCATGTCTGTCCACAAGCAGACGAGACTGGCATTGCCCAGTGTGCCTGCACACAGCCAGTTTCCCAGTCCAGACCAACTGTGGTCATTTATTCTGTG CTCCCTGTCTGCTCACCTACTGGAGACACGGCTCGTGGTTGGACGCAATCAGCTGTCCTCTCTGCAGGCAAAAG GTCAGCGTGCTGCTGAACCTCTTCAACGAGAGCCAATCAGACCAGCAGTCAAAGGACGTACTGGGGGAAATCACAGACTACAACAAACGCTATTCTGGGGCCCCACGAAGG GTGTCGGACTACCTTTGTGACGCCCCCCTGGTTCTGCAGTTACTGCTCCGTGGCCTGGGCACCATGGGGGGACTTGTGTGGCTCTTCCTCTTCAGGGTGGCCCTGTGCTGCGTGGGGACTGTGGTGTCCATCTCCTTCCCTCTCGTGGAGCCTGTATCCTCATCATCAAGCCCCCTGGAAACAGACCCCTCCCTGTGTGGACTGCTGGGGTTCCTGGATGACCTGGTAGTGgtcattctgctcctcacctgcGTTATCAATATCAACCAGCAAATGGCGCCAGATAGAGGACACTCTTCCAACGTGATAACCTGA